From Salinirubellus salinus, the proteins below share one genomic window:
- a CDS encoding NAD-dependent epimerase/dehydratase family protein, with translation MTDTDVLVTGGCGYIGSVLIPELLADERVDTVRVLDSLDSGSPRSLMGTLGEDGIRFRRGDVREYGDVESAIRGVDTVVHLAAITGASTTHDRREETFGVNYDGTENVLKAAGKLDVDRVVFASSCNVYGRATSTDIDETVDPDPINPYAESKLASEDLVREYCASHDMTGTSLRMSTVYGDAPGVRFNLVVNYFVFRALTDRALTVYGDGSNWRPFVHVRDAARAYREAALSPDDWTADAYNVGSEAGNFQIADIAELVRDEVGPVDVTYLEDEHPGPSYHVNFDRLDETGYETEWTVAEGVRDLAARFRGEGGVTETPTF, from the coding sequence ATGACCGACACGGACGTCCTCGTCACGGGCGGGTGTGGCTACATCGGGAGCGTCCTGATACCCGAACTCCTCGCGGACGAGCGCGTGGACACCGTCCGCGTCCTCGACTCGCTCGACTCTGGCTCCCCACGCTCGCTGATGGGGACGCTCGGCGAGGACGGCATCCGCTTCCGGCGTGGCGACGTGCGCGAGTACGGCGACGTCGAGAGCGCCATCCGCGGCGTGGACACCGTCGTCCACCTCGCGGCCATCACGGGCGCCTCGACCACCCACGACCGCCGCGAGGAGACCTTCGGCGTCAACTACGACGGGACCGAGAACGTCCTCAAGGCGGCCGGAAAACTCGACGTCGACCGCGTGGTGTTCGCCTCCTCGTGTAACGTCTACGGCCGGGCCACCTCCACGGACATCGACGAGACGGTCGACCCCGACCCCATCAATCCCTACGCCGAATCCAAACTGGCGTCGGAGGACCTCGTCCGGGAGTACTGCGCGAGCCACGACATGACCGGCACCTCGCTGCGGATGTCGACCGTCTACGGCGACGCCCCCGGAGTCCGCTTCAACCTCGTGGTGAACTACTTCGTCTTCCGGGCGCTCACCGACCGCGCGCTGACCGTCTACGGCGACGGGTCGAACTGGCGCCCGTTCGTCCACGTCCGTGACGCCGCGCGAGCGTACCGGGAGGCTGCGCTCTCACCGGATGACTGGACGGCCGACGCGTACAACGTCGGGAGCGAGGCGGGCAACTTCCAGATCGCCGATATCGCCGAACTGGTCCGCGACGAGGTGGGGCCGGTGGACGTCACGTATCTGGAGGACGAGCATCCGGGGCCGTCGTATCACGTGAACTTCGACCGCCTGGACGAGACGGGCTACGAGACGGAGTGGACCGTCGCCGAGGGGGTCCGTGATCTGGCGGCGCGGTTCCGCGGGGAGGGGGGCGTGACGGAGACGCCGACGTTCTGA
- a CDS encoding HTH domain-containing protein translates to MPTSPITETERRVECWVRSLARVPDGPQGRVVRRLEWLATDGRLDTLEVETWPATVPTDRERLLGSHERTVHERLETFEDWADRRDRDLGPGFEERGVGHTALDAPVEQVRTLPAVALAEYREGELVRVTPSSDERGVDSVDAHLQDLLSRPPKHSAEVERAGTVSGD, encoded by the coding sequence ATGCCCACCTCACCGATAACCGAGACGGAACGGCGCGTGGAGTGCTGGGTCCGCTCCCTGGCACGGGTCCCCGACGGGCCGCAGGGGCGGGTCGTCCGTCGACTGGAGTGGCTGGCGACCGACGGCCGACTCGACACGCTCGAGGTGGAGACGTGGCCCGCGACCGTGCCGACCGACCGCGAGCGACTGCTCGGAAGCCACGAGCGGACCGTCCACGAGCGCCTCGAGACGTTCGAGGACTGGGCCGACCGGCGAGACCGCGACCTCGGGCCGGGCTTCGAGGAGCGCGGGGTCGGACACACCGCACTCGACGCGCCGGTCGAGCAGGTGCGGACGCTCCCGGCCGTCGCGCTGGCAGAGTACCGCGAGGGCGAACTGGTGCGGGTGACGCCCAGCAGCGACGAGAGGGGGGTCGACAGCGTGGACGCACACCTCCAAGACCTGCTGAGTCGGCCCCCGAAGCACTCGGCCGAGGTGGAGCGCGCCGGGACCGTGAGCGGGGACTGA
- a CDS encoding CPBP family intramembrane glutamic endopeptidase, with protein MSSTASEVQHDSRSGVSVAVVVGLFLSLFGGPLLGQIDLPGWIESSTASSMLANSLGSWLLVGVLLGLVVYWEGRGVASIGLRLPTRTEVAVGLGAGLGAVVLGLLVTGVAVVTLNLDQPETLSAISRLSLPIQLAIVGTAVVVEEILWRGYPIERLTELTGHLWVGAAISGVVFLAVHYPAWGLVGAIPQAVFTVVLVGVYVWSRNVVASMLTHGVINVVMVLVLPAFL; from the coding sequence ATGTCCTCGACCGCTAGTGAGGTACAGCACGACTCGCGTTCGGGTGTGTCGGTCGCTGTCGTCGTCGGGCTGTTCCTCTCGTTGTTCGGTGGGCCACTCCTCGGACAGATCGACCTGCCGGGATGGATCGAGTCCTCGACTGCCAGTTCGATGCTGGCCAACTCGCTCGGTAGCTGGCTACTGGTCGGCGTACTTCTCGGTCTCGTCGTCTACTGGGAGGGGCGGGGGGTGGCGTCGATCGGTCTCCGGCTGCCGACCCGAACGGAGGTGGCCGTCGGGCTCGGTGCTGGACTCGGCGCGGTCGTCCTCGGGCTGCTCGTCACTGGCGTCGCCGTCGTCACGCTGAACCTCGACCAGCCGGAGACGCTGTCGGCGATCAGCCGGCTCTCCCTCCCGATACAGCTCGCCATCGTGGGGACGGCCGTCGTCGTCGAGGAAATCCTGTGGCGCGGGTATCCGATCGAACGACTGACCGAGTTGACGGGGCACCTCTGGGTCGGCGCAGCCATCAGCGGCGTCGTCTTTCTCGCCGTTCACTACCCGGCGTGGGGGCTCGTGGGGGCGATTCCACAGGCGGTCTTCACCGTCGTCCTCGTCGGCGTGTACGTCTGGAGTCGCAACGTGGTGGCCAGCATGCTCACACACGGTGTCATCAACGTCGTGATGGTCCTCGTCCTGCCCGCGTTCCTCTGA
- a CDS encoding VanZ family protein encodes MSASRRLHLPLLPRWARYAAAALVFTAVTVGSVTGDAPPPPPGFGDFFDKYLHFAAYAGLALALAYATAHWRDAPYRRAAIVFTVAVGYGLLMEFVQAPIPNRYFSLADALANALGASLVVVWFLVERRIRYQRRWPSGKPE; translated from the coding sequence ATGTCGGCTTCCCGGCGCCTGCACCTCCCTCTGCTCCCTCGGTGGGCCCGCTATGCCGCGGCGGCGCTCGTCTTCACCGCTGTCACCGTCGGCTCAGTTACCGGCGATGCGCCTCCACCGCCTCCGGGATTCGGCGACTTCTTCGACAAGTACCTCCACTTCGCCGCGTACGCGGGGCTCGCACTCGCGCTCGCCTACGCCACCGCCCACTGGCGCGATGCGCCCTACCGACGGGCGGCCATCGTCTTCACCGTCGCCGTGGGCTACGGCCTCCTGATGGAGTTCGTCCAAGCGCCCATCCCGAACCGCTACTTCAGCCTCGCGGACGCGCTGGCGAACGCGCTGGGCGCATCGCTCGTCGTGGTCTGGTTCCTCGTCGAACGGCGGATCCGGTACCAGCGGCGGTGGCCCTCCGGCAAGCCGGAGTGA
- a CDS encoding NAD-dependent epimerase/dehydratase family protein, with protein sequence MSNSESESPQVAVTGAAGYIGSRVVHQLQRDHPDWELVALDNFYLGDVRQNGDVTVQHVDIRNRDRLEEALVGSDVVLHLAAVSGVDDCDTKPDLAYEVNVVGTNNVAWFCEKTETPLAFPFSMAVIGDPDSFPITVEMARDPLNWYGETKVLGEQAIRTMAEGSFPAHLFMISNLYGAHEIDGREVSKNTVINFFVNRALAGEPLTVYEPGSQSRNFVHVKDVANAFCLSVEALLEETEPGAREFEIASEEDPSVMAVAELVQRVAREERGLDVDVSLVANPRSAETLVDEFGVETSRIEAALGWEPAETVEASVRDLLRAD encoded by the coding sequence ATGAGTAACTCGGAATCCGAGTCACCGCAGGTCGCGGTGACGGGGGCGGCGGGCTACATCGGCAGCCGGGTGGTCCACCAGCTCCAGCGCGACCACCCCGACTGGGAACTCGTCGCGCTGGACAACTTCTACCTCGGCGACGTCCGGCAGAACGGCGACGTGACGGTCCAGCACGTCGACATCCGGAATCGTGACCGGCTGGAGGAAGCACTCGTGGGGAGCGACGTGGTGTTGCACCTGGCGGCGGTCTCGGGCGTGGACGACTGCGATACGAAGCCGGACCTCGCCTACGAGGTGAACGTCGTCGGGACGAACAACGTCGCGTGGTTCTGCGAGAAGACGGAGACGCCGCTGGCGTTCCCGTTCTCGATGGCCGTCATCGGCGACCCCGACTCGTTCCCCATCACCGTCGAGATGGCCCGGGACCCGCTGAACTGGTACGGCGAGACGAAGGTGCTCGGCGAGCAGGCGATTCGGACGATGGCCGAGGGGTCGTTCCCGGCTCACCTGTTCATGATCTCGAACCTCTACGGCGCCCACGAAATCGACGGCCGGGAGGTGTCGAAGAACACCGTCATTAACTTCTTCGTCAACCGGGCGCTCGCGGGCGAGCCGCTCACGGTGTACGAACCGGGGAGCCAGTCGCGGAACTTCGTCCACGTCAAGGACGTCGCGAACGCGTTCTGTCTGAGCGTCGAGGCACTGCTGGAGGAGACCGAGCCGGGCGCACGCGAGTTCGAGATCGCGAGCGAGGAGGACCCGAGCGTGATGGCCGTCGCAGAGCTGGTCCAGCGCGTGGCCCGCGAGGAGCGAGGACTGGACGTCGACGTCTCGCTGGTGGCGAACCCCCGGAGCGCCGAGACGCTGGTCGACGAGTTCGGCGTCGAGACGAGTCGTATCGAGGCGGCGCTGGGGTGGGAGCCGGCCGAAACCGTCGAGGCGAGCGTCCGAGACCTGTTGCGCGCGGACTGA
- a CDS encoding metal ABC transporter substrate-binding protein produces the protein MELTRRRLVTSAGAAGAGLLAGCLGSGDAPGADSEAGADGLTAQSSFFVFGDITAQVAGGAATADLLVPVGQHGHGWEPGPRVREAIGDADLLVHGMTGFQPWLDTIRTDLEADGSEVVTVDVSSEVDLLAPGEEHDHDGEHDEEEHHDEEHTEEHHDEEHTEEHHDEEHTEEHHDEEHTEEHHDDEHTEEEHHDEEHTEEHHDEDEHDEEDGHDHGSGMDPHFWMDPLRVKTGVDTVEAALADLDSENAATYEENAAAFRDRLDGLHERIEATVADATTETILVAGHDSFQYFGERYGVEVEALTNVSPDDRPTPRDIERAQAVIEDHGLRYICADPLESQRAAEQLVAETEAEAVLPLTAMPGLTDEWESEGWGYVEVMENVNLPTLERALGV, from the coding sequence ATGGAACTCACTCGACGGCGGCTCGTCACGTCGGCTGGAGCGGCAGGCGCTGGACTGCTCGCTGGCTGTCTCGGCAGTGGAGACGCGCCCGGGGCTGACTCGGAGGCGGGGGCCGACGGCCTGACTGCCCAGTCGTCGTTCTTCGTCTTCGGCGACATCACCGCGCAAGTCGCGGGCGGCGCAGCGACGGCTGACCTCCTCGTCCCGGTCGGCCAGCACGGCCACGGCTGGGAGCCGGGGCCAAGAGTCCGCGAGGCCATCGGCGACGCGGACCTGCTGGTCCACGGGATGACCGGGTTCCAGCCGTGGCTCGACACCATCCGGACGGACCTCGAGGCCGACGGCTCGGAGGTCGTGACCGTCGACGTGAGCAGCGAGGTGGACCTGCTGGCGCCGGGCGAGGAGCACGACCACGATGGCGAACATGACGAGGAAGAACACCACGACGAGGAACACACCGAAGAACACCACGACGAGGAACACACCGAAGAACACCACGACGAGGAACACACCGAAGAACACCACGACGAGGAACACACCGAAGAACACCACGACGACGAGCATACCGAGGAAGAACACCACGACGAGGAACACACCGAAGAGCACCACGACGAGGATGAGCACGACGAGGAGGACGGCCACGACCACGGGTCGGGGATGGACCCGCACTTCTGGATGGACCCGCTGCGAGTGAAGACCGGGGTCGACACCGTCGAAGCGGCGCTGGCAGACCTCGACAGCGAGAACGCGGCCACCTACGAGGAGAACGCCGCGGCGTTCCGCGACCGATTGGACGGGCTCCACGAGCGCATCGAGGCGACGGTCGCCGACGCCACCACGGAGACCATCCTCGTCGCCGGCCACGACTCGTTCCAGTACTTCGGCGAGCGCTACGGCGTCGAGGTCGAGGCGCTCACGAACGTCTCGCCGGACGACCGGCCCACGCCACGCGACATCGAGCGCGCTCAGGCGGTCATCGAGGACCACGGGCTGCGCTACATTTGTGCCGACCCGCTCGAGTCACAGCGGGCCGCCGAGCAACTCGTCGCGGAGACCGAAGCCGAGGCGGTGTTGCCGCTGACCGCGATGCCCGGGCTGACCGACGAGTGGGAGTCGGAGGGGTGGGGGTACGTCGAGGTGATGGAGAACGTAAACCTTCCTACCCTCGAGCGCGCACTCGGCGTATAG
- a CDS encoding metal ABC transporter ATP-binding protein has protein sequence MPAAISVEDVTFAYGERPVVEGVSLEVSEGEFLGLVGPNGSGKTTLLELMIGLQRPDEGSVTLFGQPAHASDERERVGFVPQDVAETKGEMPVTVAEVVRMGRYPHRLVGRFSAADREAIAAAMERVGISDLADRRVGRLSGGQRQRVFIARALAAEADLLALDEPTVGVDAESREAFYDLLHDLNDEGMTVILIEHDIGIVTTHASEVACLNRELFFHGDPETFVETDALSAAYGGAQSIMHHEH, from the coding sequence ATGCCGGCCGCCATCAGTGTCGAGGACGTCACGTTCGCCTACGGTGAGCGGCCGGTCGTCGAGGGCGTCTCGCTCGAGGTGAGTGAGGGTGAGTTCCTCGGGCTCGTCGGGCCGAACGGCTCGGGAAAGACGACGCTGCTCGAGTTGATGATCGGCCTGCAGCGACCCGACGAGGGGTCGGTCACGCTGTTCGGCCAGCCTGCGCACGCCTCTGACGAGCGCGAGCGCGTCGGCTTCGTCCCGCAGGACGTGGCCGAGACGAAAGGCGAGATGCCGGTGACCGTCGCGGAGGTCGTCCGCATGGGTCGGTATCCCCACCGACTCGTCGGCCGGTTCTCGGCGGCCGACCGCGAAGCCATCGCGGCGGCGATGGAGCGCGTCGGCATCTCTGACCTCGCGGACCGTCGGGTGGGGCGGCTCTCTGGCGGCCAGCGCCAGCGCGTCTTCATCGCCCGCGCGCTCGCCGCCGAGGCCGACCTGCTCGCGCTCGACGAACCCACGGTGGGCGTCGACGCCGAGTCACGCGAGGCGTTCTACGACCTGCTGCACGACCTGAACGACGAGGGCATGACCGTCATCCTCATCGAACACGACATCGGCATCGTCACGACCCACGCCTCGGAGGTGGCCTGTCTCAACCGCGAGCTGTTCTTCCACGGCGACCCCGAGACGTTCGTCGAGACCGACGCGCTGTCGGCCGCCTACGGCGGCGCCCAGTCGATCATGCACCACGAGCACTGA
- a CDS encoding metal ABC transporter permease gives MSALALPVVAGFVLQLAGALDRAVSVVLDDLWGTAMDVLAALTGVEMLGSPFMQRAYLAAVCIALIGPLVGSFLVHREMAMIGDTLAHSAFAGVAAGLFVNSVFATTVPPLLTALVVAAVAALLVQTLVDYAGAYRDTSLAIVLTGSFAVGSVLITATDGGIAVGISAYLFGSLATVSRANAALLLVLSVIVTLGVAVAYRPLLYVTFDEVGARAAGLRVTRYNQLLAVLTAVVVVGAMQIMGVILVAAMLVIPVAASTPVRGFKRSITAAVAAGLFTTVAGVTLSYWYDVAAGGTIVLVAIAVYAAVQAGVRGRRRLAKRQRAVASGEVAAADGGDGGD, from the coding sequence ATGTCGGCACTCGCACTCCCCGTCGTTGCAGGCTTCGTACTCCAGCTGGCCGGCGCGCTCGACCGGGCCGTGAGCGTCGTCCTCGACGACCTCTGGGGGACCGCGATGGACGTGCTGGCGGCGCTCACCGGCGTCGAGATGCTCGGCTCGCCGTTCATGCAGCGGGCGTACCTCGCGGCCGTCTGTATCGCGCTCATCGGCCCGCTGGTGGGGAGTTTCCTCGTCCACCGCGAGATGGCGATGATCGGTGACACGCTCGCGCACTCGGCGTTCGCGGGCGTCGCCGCCGGCCTGTTCGTCAACAGCGTGTTCGCCACGACGGTCCCCCCGCTACTGACGGCGCTCGTCGTCGCGGCCGTCGCCGCGCTGCTCGTCCAGACGCTCGTCGACTACGCCGGCGCCTATCGGGACACCTCGCTCGCCATCGTGCTGACGGGTTCGTTCGCCGTGGGAAGCGTCCTGATTACGGCGACCGACGGCGGCATCGCCGTCGGTATCAGCGCCTACCTGTTCGGCTCGCTCGCGACCGTCTCGCGGGCGAACGCCGCCCTCCTGCTCGTCCTGAGCGTCATCGTCACGCTCGGAGTCGCCGTCGCGTACCGGCCGCTGCTCTACGTCACCTTCGACGAGGTGGGCGCGCGGGCGGCCGGGTTGCGCGTCACGCGCTACAACCAGTTGCTCGCGGTGCTCACCGCGGTGGTCGTCGTCGGCGCGATGCAGATCATGGGCGTCATCCTCGTCGCCGCGATGCTCGTCATCCCGGTGGCCGCGAGCACGCCCGTCCGTGGGTTCAAGCGCTCCATCACGGCGGCCGTCGCGGCCGGGCTGTTCACCACCGTCGCCGGCGTGACGCTGTCGTACTGGTACGACGTGGCCGCCGGCGGGACCATCGTCCTCGTCGCCATCGCCGTCTACGCGGCCGTGCAAGCGGGTGTTCGAGGGCGGCGTCGGTTGGCGAAACGGCAGCGGGCCGTGGCGAGTGGTGAGGTAGCAGCGGCGGACGGTGGCGACGGCGGGGACTGA
- a CDS encoding DUF4330 family protein, with protein sequence MQLLDDDGRLFGIVNVVDALAVLLFVSLLVAGVAVVGGFGSESEPATRYATVELGEQPVYVAQQLSVGDRSSAGPQAGNVTVTDLSVSGASEPGTATVYARVEIEGALAEREDGPGQRFTYADRPLPVGSTLAITGAEYETNGTVVSLDAGGETLNTSTTPVRVETTVPADVAMAVKEGDAYRIDGQALATITDVRVAPTADPSRYRLSLALDIETARVEGSDQFAGRTVSIGTTVPFRTASYNLTGSIVAVGDTGLTTETTAVRIETTVQNSVAASVSVGDTYRVNGGSVGRVVDVRAYPTPDDSRRFLSLGLELETVVRNGERRFGGQTLSLGQSIPFRTTSYDVTGTVVGLGSSVPPGEATTTTVTVDLESVDPAVAAELDAGTAERLGNRTLATVTEVERANATVVLESESGEIFARNHPVLEDVTLTLDLTTRRTDNGLRFHARPLTVGRTVTFDLGTVRVTGNVTSIER encoded by the coding sequence ATGCAGTTATTAGACGATGACGGCCGGTTGTTCGGTATCGTCAACGTCGTTGATGCGCTGGCTGTTCTGCTGTTCGTCTCGTTACTGGTAGCTGGCGTCGCGGTGGTCGGCGGATTCGGTAGCGAGAGTGAACCTGCGACTCGCTACGCCACGGTCGAACTGGGCGAGCAACCGGTGTATGTCGCGCAGCAACTCTCGGTCGGTGACCGCTCGTCGGCAGGACCGCAGGCAGGCAACGTTACCGTGACCGACCTGTCAGTCAGTGGCGCAAGCGAGCCGGGAACAGCCACCGTTTACGCACGTGTCGAGATCGAGGGCGCACTCGCCGAGCGGGAAGACGGCCCGGGGCAGCGGTTCACGTACGCTGACCGACCGCTCCCGGTTGGGTCGACGCTCGCAATCACGGGAGCCGAGTACGAGACCAACGGGACCGTCGTCTCGCTGGACGCGGGCGGCGAGACACTGAACACCAGTACGACACCAGTCCGGGTGGAGACGACCGTGCCGGCCGACGTGGCAATGGCGGTAAAGGAGGGTGATGCCTACCGCATCGATGGGCAGGCTCTCGCAACGATTACGGACGTCCGGGTCGCCCCGACGGCCGACCCGAGTCGGTACCGCCTCTCGCTCGCTCTCGATATCGAGACTGCTCGCGTCGAGGGAAGTGACCAATTTGCCGGGCGAACCGTCTCTATCGGCACTACCGTCCCGTTCCGGACCGCCTCCTACAACCTGACCGGTTCAATTGTCGCGGTCGGTGATACAGGACTCACCACTGAGACTACAGCGGTCCGAATAGAGACCACAGTCCAGAACAGCGTCGCCGCATCGGTGAGTGTCGGAGACACCTACCGCGTCAACGGCGGATCTGTCGGCCGCGTCGTCGACGTTCGGGCCTATCCGACGCCGGATGACTCGCGCCGATTCCTCTCACTCGGTCTCGAACTCGAGACAGTGGTCCGGAACGGCGAGCGACGTTTCGGGGGACAAACGCTGTCTCTCGGTCAGTCCATTCCCTTCCGGACCACCTCCTACGATGTGACGGGCACGGTGGTCGGTCTGGGGTCGAGCGTACCTCCCGGTGAAGCGACCACCACGACTGTCACTGTTGACCTCGAGTCGGTGGATCCAGCGGTCGCCGCCGAACTTGACGCCGGGACCGCTGAGCGACTTGGTAACCGAACGCTCGCGACGGTCACCGAGGTCGAGCGTGCGAATGCAACGGTCGTCCTCGAGAGCGAGTCGGGGGAGATTTTCGCCCGCAATCACCCGGTGCTGGAGGACGTCACACTCACCCTCGATCTCACGACCCGCCGAACCGATAATGGGTTGCGCTTCCACGCCCGGCCACTCACGGTAGGTCGGACCGTCACGTTCGACTTGGGGACAGTCCGGGTAACCGGGAACGTGACCAGCATCGAGCGATGA